From the genome of Populus alba chromosome 10, ASM523922v2, whole genome shotgun sequence, one region includes:
- the LOC118060225 gene encoding ferredoxin-thioredoxin reductase, variable chain, chloroplastic, giving the protein MGTSGALSSGAAAAAACSAFPCTDITKFKFKSNALFSPNPRRNCCYYSIITPTCTATVASTSSSSSTAAASSTSSKGRRKTLVSCSVALRSTNYATMVTEDEEEEAKKKIGAKVRVKVPVKVYHVPRVAEELDLCGLEGEVKQYVNLWKGRRVSANLPYKIQFVHSGGVKFFAHLREDELEFLD; this is encoded by the coding sequence ATGGGCACGAGTGGAGCGTTATCGTCGGGGGCCGCCGCAGCCGCAGCCTGTTCGGCTTTCCCTTGCACAGATATCaccaaattcaaattcaaatccaaTGCCTTATTTTCACCAAATCCAAGGCGTAACTGCTGCTACTACTCAATTATTACTCCTACTTGCACTGCCACAGTAGCATCTacatcttcatcttcctctacAGCAGCAGCAAGTAGTACCAGTagcaaaggaagaagaaaaacactagTTTCATGCTCGGTGGCTTTACGGTCCACCAATTACGCAACCATGGTGACAGAAGATGAGGAAGAGGAAGCGAAGAAGAAGATTGGAGCGAAGGTTAGGGTGAAGGTTCCGGTGAAGGTTTACCACGTGCCTCGAGTGGCGGAGGAATTGGATCTGTGTGGATTGGAAGGTGAGGTGAAGCAGTACGTGAACCTGTGGAAGGGGAGGCGAGTTTCAGCTAATCTTCCTTACAAGATTCAGTTTGTCCATTCAGGAGGAGTCAAGTTCTTTGCTCATCTCAGAGAGGATGAGTTGGAATTCCTTGATTGA